AAGATATCGTGGCGGCTGCTAAAAAAGCCGAACAAGACGGTGCTTACCGATTTTGTATTGTCACGGCGGGCTGCGGCATGGATGGAGATAAGGATTTTGAAAAAATTTTAGGGGCTATCCGGCGCATTGGCAAAGAAACTAAATTGAACCGCTGCTGTTCCTTGGGGACTTTGCAGCCGGAACATGTCGCTGCTTTAAAGGAAGCGGGAATTACTCGGTACCATCACAACCTGGAAGCTAGTAAGAGCTATTTTTCGGAAATCTGCACGACGCATACGTATGAAGAGCGCGTGGATACGATTAAACGTGTAAAAGCAGCGGGGCTGCAAAGCTGTTCAGGAGGTATTATTGGCATGGGTGAGTCCTGGCGGCAGCGGGTAGAGCTGGCCTTTACCCTAAAAGAGTTGGACGTGGATTCTGTGCCTGTCAATGTATTGAACGCGGTGCCTGGTACCGCCTTGGCGCAGCAGAAAAAACTGCAGCCTTTGGAGATTTTGCAGGCCTTTGCTATTTTTCGCCTGGTGCTGCCTAAAAAGATCATCCGTTATGCTGGCGGGCGTGAGCACAATTTGGGAGAATTGGTTCCGTTGGGCTTCTTGTCCGGCATCAACGGCATGTTGCTGGGCAACTACTTGACCACTTCCGGCCGCGGTCCGGCAGA
This genomic window from uncultured Anaeromusa sp. contains:
- the bioB gene encoding biotin synthase BioB; the encoded protein is MSYDLIFSLGKKVLAGEELTFDEAMSLTQIEEVDIPLLLAVANKVREQFTGKAVDTCEIVNARSGNCSEDCKFCAQSAHHEVKFEAYPLMQEEDIVAAAKKAEQDGAYRFCIVTAGCGMDGDKDFEKILGAIRRIGKETKLNRCCSLGTLQPEHVAALKEAGITRYHHNLEASKSYFSEICTTHTYEERVDTIKRVKAAGLQSCSGGIIGMGESWRQRVELAFTLKELDVDSVPVNVLNAVPGTALAQQKKLQPLEILQAFAIFRLVLPKKIIRYAGGREHNLGELVPLGFLSGINGMLLGNYLTTSGRGPAEDLKTVNGLGLSPLSLEER